The genomic stretch CCCATCCTTGAACGCCGCCTCGGCGAGCGGCTTGCTCTCAAACGATTTGAACTTTGCATCCTGCATGCCGTTTACCTGCGCTTGGCATTCCGGCCATGTTGAGAATACCCCTGTTTTCTTGCCTACCCAGACCACATAATATTTCCCTTTAGCCATTGCTGCTAACTACCACCTTTATTGAAGTTGATGCTCGGATTCATAAATTCCAGCAGTGCGATTTCATAGCTCTAGAATACCATAAATGATCAAGCTTAGAGTCGCTAATCTTACCCATCACTGACCTTTTATAAAAAATAACGGATGCCGTTGTCCCTTCCTCGGGATCAACGGCATCCGTTATTTTTCACGTGCATGGTCTAACAATTGTTTAGGAATTCAGTACGACACCTTCTAACATACGTCCCCTAAAACGCTCGCCAAGCAGCTTGTATCCTTGCGCATCTGGATGGAGGCCGTCAGATAGATGAACCGCGTCAGCTTCAGAGAACCATTCCCTGCCGTCTCGGTAATACAAGTTCTGATCCCCTCGATTCCTCAGCAAGGCAGCAACCTCTGCGATTTCCTCCCGAATAAAGCTTACCGTCAAATCAAGCTTATTCGGCGTTGCTTCACGCTCTGAGGCGAAAATGGGAGAGATCAGCAGCAGCGGCGTATTTCGGTGCTTCTCGCGTATAATTTCCAGCATCCCGATAACGGAAGACTTTAGAGCTCTAGCACTAAGAGATTCCGCTCCGTAGATATTAATGCCAAGGCAGAGGGAAATAATATCTGCTGGAAGATCGCGAATAAGACGTGCGACCATTGGCTCCATCTGGCAATTTCCAGAATACCCTAAGCATGTTAAGTTAAGACCACCGATACTAGATGCAATAGAAGGCCAGGTCTGTGCCGGACTATCAGCAGCGACACACTGCGTAATGGAGCTGCCGTACGTGATCCACTTTGGACGAGTATCTGGAGCTGGCTCTGCATAGGCATCTGCATCAAGCAAGAGAACTGTCAGTGTCATACCGATATTTTGCGGAAGCCAGATCTCCACAACTTTGCGGCCGCTTGGCAAATCCGTCCAAGCTGCCTCCATCTCACCTGCCGCAAGATCCGCCGTACCAACGAAATTTCCGTCTGCCATGCAATCGATGCGCGCTCCTTCGGTTAATGGCTCAAACTTTAGCGT from Paenibacillus sp. FSL H8-0548 encodes the following:
- a CDS encoding SGNH/GDSL hydrolase family protein → MKHVQLSEEWIHGAVSLERRGSGLKPWRIPYADYELYPPDGIGGKAEICAGIRLRFQTDSLFITLKFEPLTEGARIDCMADGNFVGTADLAAGEMEAAWTDLPSGRKVVEIWLPQNIGMTLTVLLLDADAYAEPAPDTRPKWITYGSSITQCVAADSPAQTWPSIASSIGGLNLTCLGYSGNCQMEPMVARLIRDLPADIISLCLGINIYGAESLSARALKSSVIGMLEIIREKHRNTPLLLISPIFASEREATPNKLDLTVSFIREEIAEVAALLRNRGDQNLYYRDGREWFSEADAVHLSDGLHPDAQGYKLLGERFRGRMLEGVVLNS